The Oncorhynchus nerka isolate Pitt River linkage group LG24, Oner_Uvic_2.0, whole genome shotgun sequence genome has a window encoding:
- the pip5k1ca gene encoding LOW QUALITY PROTEIN: phosphatidylinositol 4-phosphate 5-kinase type-1 gamma (The sequence of the model RefSeq protein was modified relative to this genomic sequence to represent the inferred CDS: inserted 1 base in 1 codon): MEAAAEGAVGLSEARPLSGATASEDADTVIGISYGRDSDMDYSARKAHITELPGVSGLPGQGKRMGHRGVDASGETTYKKTTSSALKGAIQLGIGYTVGNLSSKPERDVLMQDFYVVESIFFPSEGSNLTPAHHFPDFRFKTYAPVAFRYFRELFGIRPDDYLYSLCNEPLIELSNPGASGSVFYLTKDDEFIIKTVMHKEAEFLQKLLPGYYMNLNQNPRTLLPKFFGLYCIQSGGKNIRMVVMNNVLPRAVRMHLKFDLKGSTYKRCASKKERQKAKPTFKDLDFMQDLQDGLMLDQDMYSALVKTLQRDCLVLESFKIMDYSLLLGVHNIDQAEREQQMEGGEKDEKRPVAQKALYSTAMESIQGGAACGESIETDDTMGGIPAVNGKGERLLLYIGIIDILQSYRLIKKLEHTWKAMVHDGDTVSVHRPGFYADRFFKFMSSTVFKKSSSLKSSPIKKGRVGLTVTKYTGPGAAWSASQLPSERDDNIYDLRGARSFPTLEDEGRPDLLPCTPPSFEEATTASIATTLSSTTSLSIPERSPSDAGAEHPXYRYQNNSSERRRHTQSVSHDGRTQEEVHEEEQQTITVEVEVKRHDSEPTITAPQPSPETSELPELASAAASPPAPGAPAEASAETPGPGATVSPKVVVVEAERDRRGSTVSGSGCTSQASQDDEDDVPITDIYFPPEDKTWVYSPLHYGSESQTLPDGEGEESETS; encoded by the exons actaTTCTGCTAGAAAAGCACACATCACAGAG CTGCCTGGTGTCTCGGGTCTACCTGGCCAGGGGAAGAGGATGGGCCACAGGGGAGTGGACGCGTCCGGAGAGACCACCTACAAGAAG accACGTCCTCCGCCCTGAAAGGTGCCATCCAGCTGGGCATCGGCTACACGGTGGGCAACCTGAGCTCCAAGCCTGAGAGAGACGTCCTCATGCAGGACTTCTATGTGGTGGAGAGCATCTTCTTCCCCAG TGAAGGCAGCAACCTGACTCCAGCCCACCACTTCCCAGACTTCCGCTTCAAGACCTATGCTCCTGTGGCCTTCCGCTACTTCAGGGAGCTCTTTGGGATCAGGCCTGATGACTACCTG TACTCCCTGTGTAACGAGCCCCTGATTGAGTTGTCCAACCCCGGGGCAAGTGGCTCTGTGTTCTACCTGACCAAGGACGATGAGTTCATCATCAAGACCGTCATGCACAAGGAGGCAGAGTTTCTGCAGAAGCTGCTGCCTGGATACTACATG AACCTCAACCAGAACCCTCGCACCCTGCTTCCCAAGTTCTTCGGCCTGTACTGCATCCAATCTGGCGGTAAGAACATCCGCATGGTGGTCATGAACAATGTTCTACCGCGCGCCGTCCGCATGCACCTCAAGTTTGACCTGAAGGGCTCCACGTATAAACGCTGTGCCTccaagaaggagagacagaaagccAAGCCCACCTTCAAAGACCTGGACTTCATGCAGGACCTGCAGGATGGCCTGATGCTGGACCAGGATATGTACAGCGCTCTGGTCAAGACCCTGCAGAGAGACTGTTTG GTGCTGGAGAGCTTTAAGATCATGGACTACAGCTTGCTGCTGGGGGTCCATAACATCGACCaggcagagagggagcagcagatggagggaggagagaaggatgagaagaGGCCCGTGGCCCAGAAGGCCCTCTACTCCACCGCCATGGAGTCTATCCAGGGAGGGGCTGCCTGCGGGGAGTCTATCGAAACAGACGACAC gatgGGAGGCATCCCAGCAGTCAATGGGAAAGGAGAGCGTCTACTCCTCTACATCGGAATCATAGACATCCTGCAATCCTACAG GCTAATAAAGAAGCTGGAGCACACATGGAAGGCTATGGTTCATGATGGG gacacCGTATCAGTCCACCGTCCTGGCTTCTATGCAGACAGGTTCTTCAAATTTATGAGCAGCACTGTGTTTAAGAAGAGCTCAT CCTTGAAGTCTTCTCCCATTAAGAAGGGCCGTGTGGGCCTGACGGTGACTAAGTACACTGGCCCCGGGGCCGCCTGGTCAGCCAGCCAGCTGCCCTCTGAGAGAGACGACAACATCTACGACCTGAGAGGAGCACGCAGCTTCCCCACGCTGGAGGACGAGG ggCGACCAGACCTCCTCCCCTGCACCCCTCCGTCATTTGAGGAGGCGACCACAGCCTCCATCGCCACCAcgctctcctccaccacctctctgTCCATCCCAGAGAGGTCTCCCTCAGACGCTGGAGCAGAGCACC GCTACAGGTATCAGAACAACAGCTCTGAGAGAAG GAGGCACACCCAGTCTGTCAGCCATGACGGGAG GACTCAGGAGGAGGTGCATGAGGAGGAGCAGCAGACCATCacggtggaggtggaggtgaagaGACACGACAGCGAGCCCACCATCACGGCCCCACAGCCCTCTCCAGAGACCAG tGAGTTACCAGAATTAGcctctgctgctgcctctcccccagcccctggGGCCCCTGCTGAAGCCTCTGCTGAGACCCCTGGCCCAGGGGCCACTGTCAGTCCCAAGGTTGTGGTTGTGGAGGCTGAGCGGGACCGCCGGGGCAGCACAGTGTCTGGGTCCGGATGCACCAGCCAAGCCTCCCAGGATGACGAGGATGACGTGCCAATCACAGACATCTACTTT CCCCCTGAGGACAAGACCTGGGTGTACTCCCCTCTGCACTACGGCAGTGAGTCTCAGACCTTGCCGgatggggaaggggaggagagcgagaca AGCTGA